ATCAGTCCTTTGCCCACTTATGCCCACCTGCGGGGCGAATTGGCGACCGCAATGCGCACAAAAACAGTGCGCAGCCGCCCGGCCCTCTGCGCGAAAAGCGTGCGCTCACGGCCGTGAAAATGACTATAGACGCTGCGTGATACACTGCCGGCCAACAGTTTTCCGGAATGTTTCCCATGCTCGCGCCCAAAGACCTCCTCGACGCCCTGAGCGGCCACGCCTCTCGCCTGTTCAGCGGCGACACCCCGCTGCCCCGCAACGAAATCGAAAGCCAGTTCAAGGCGCTGCTGCAAAGCGGCTTCAGCAAACTCGACCTGGTCAGCCGGGAAGAGTTTGATAGCCAGATGGTGGTGCTGGCCCGCACGCGTGCACGGTTGGAGAGTTTGGAGGCGAAAGTCGCCGAGCTGGAAGCGCGCCTGACGCCACCCTCTGCTGAATAAACGGATTTCTTGAAACTGATGGGAAGGCTGCAATGGTCTTCCTGCTATCTTCATTCAGCGAATGTCTTCAGGAACCTTCCTACGACATGCGCTTACGCTTTCCGATAGCATCGCCACGCACCATCTCTTTAGGCTGCTCGCTGCTGATCATTCAGCGCTGGGTTTGGCGACCCGGAAAGCTTGCGACGCACAGCGTCCACCCTCCGATATCGGGCATTAGCTCCCGACTCGTTTTATGGTGGCTGTGTGTGGGAGACCTCAGGGTCTGCCGGTATTCGCTTGCACCGGCTCGCCAACCCGCACGCAGCTGCCACCCTTATCGTTTGGCGACGGTAAACGGCAGTCCTCTCAAGCGAATATGGGTACTGCACCATGGAAAACGATCACCTCATTCCTCATGTCTTTACGCGACACAATCTGCATCTTCATGCGCTCTTGTTGGAGAACCAGGCTTGGTTCAGCGCGCGTGATTTGGGTCGGTTGCTGAGGCTTTATTTGGACGAGCGAGCGTTGCGTAAGCTTGATCCGGATCAACGTCAGTATCGAAAGGCGCTCCATCATGGTGCTGTCGAACGGACGCTGCTGATTAGCGAGTCAGCCATCTATGCGCTGCTGGTATACCACTACTGTCCAGAATATCGAAGCCTTCGTGAATGGTTGACCCATGACGTCGTTCCTGCGCTGCGCGATGCTCAAAAAAATCTACGTTGTGAACGCCCGGCACTCAGCTTGCTCGATTGGCCGCAGATGTCGCTAAGTCTCTTGCACTGGAACAATCAGGCGTGGATTAGGCTTCAAGATGTACCGCATATGCTTCCGGAGCCTGAGCAGCCCAAGCACAAAAAATCCCCCTGGTGGAAACGCGTATCGCAATTGCACCTACTGATTTAGTGAAAAGGGGGTGGCTCTGTTGGCAACGGTCAAACGGTATATTAGGAGGAACTTTCCCCCTCCGAGAGGGATGCTCCAGCACATTTGCCCGTTTTTTGGTGATTCTAGGAGGCTTTATGCCACCTCACCTGATGGATGGATTTACAAAATAAATGCCGGGTGATTGTTGTTAAGTGATCCAGAGCTATGAGAAAACTCCTGCCGTCATCGCCTGGAAGCTTTTTGAGCTCCAGGCTTGCCAGAAAGAAACAACAAGCTAACCTATCGGTTGTAAAGACATTGATTTTGTGTTTGGCGACTGTAGAATGCACCCACTTTGAAAGCCCACACTCCGCGCTTCAACGGGAGAAAGGAAACGGAAATGAAGAGATCTGACGATACAAATGTTTATCAAAATGATAAATCAGTCCAACAGGACAAAAATCAGAACTCCAACATTGTCGGCTTCGCTGCTTTCAAAGAAAAAAAAGCCGAAAACGAATACAATAAAGCCATTAAAAATATTCTAGCGCGAGCGCAAAAAGTAGACTGGTAACAAAAGGTATACCTTTTGTCTCGCGCTCAAGGGCGCGATGAATGTCAGTACCAATTTCTAAGGAAAGAGCCTCACCTAGCGACGACAAAACTACTAATACGCGTGATATCAGGGAGCGTATAGAAGGTCGTCGCAGTGATGAAATAATTATCGCCTTTTGCGGTCCGGTCGGCTGTAACTTAGCAGACGTTATAAGGACGACTCGTACCCAGTTTGAAGAGTACGGCTATGTTACTGAGCATATAAAAATCAGCGATATAATAAAGTCTCATTACAAAAAAAAATGGACTCCCTGAAAACCTGAAACACCTCTCTCTTGAACCTGCCGCAGGTAAAGAACGGTACACCACTCTTCAAGACCTCGGAAACGACTTAAGACAAAAGTTCGACCCACAGATACTAGCGGCTCTTTCAATGGCTAGCGTGGCAGCTAAACGTGATACAGCAATGTCAAAAGGTGATACAGACAAACCACCCAAGACCATCTATATAATTGACCAACTCAAGCACCCCGAAGAAGTGGAGCTTTTCAAACTGGTTTACGGTGAAATATTTTATCTAATAGGTGTTCTAAGCCCGCAGAATGTCAGATTCAATTATCTAACGCGAACAGAGAAAATTCCAGGACATGAAGCTCAATACTTAATTGATCGGGACCGAAACGAAATAAATGCAACATATGGACAGAAGCTCGAAAAGACCGTCCAGCTAGCTGACTATTTCATTAGAAATAATCAAGATTCGATTTCCAATCTTTTTGCTCCTTGCCAGCGTTTTGTAGCATTGGTCCATGGCAAAAATGGCGTTACGCCGACCAAAGATGAATCTGGAATGTACG
The sequence above is a segment of the Pseudomonas sp. R76 genome. Coding sequences within it:
- a CDS encoding accessory factor UbiK family protein, which produces MLAPKDLLDALSGHASRLFSGDTPLPRNEIESQFKALLQSGFSKLDLVSREEFDSQMVVLARTRARLESLEAKVAELEARLTPPSAE
- a CDS encoding BRO-N domain-containing protein encodes the protein MENDHLIPHVFTRHNLHLHALLLENQAWFSARDLGRLLRLYLDERALRKLDPDQRQYRKALHHGAVERTLLISESAIYALLVYHYCPEYRSLREWLTHDVVPALRDAQKNLRCERPALSLLDWPQMSLSLLHWNNQAWIRLQDVPHMLPEPEQPKHKKSPWWKRVSQLHLLI